The Pseudomonadota bacterium DNA segment AGGATTGCTTTGCTGCGCATCTGAAAAATTCTTGAAAGGACGATTTCGACAATTTATTAGTTCCTTTTTTCAGGGTATGATAGAATCAACAAACCGGTTCCGCCGTTCTTTTATTTAATGCTAATAATTTACGGCTGTAAACCGCATCTAATAATTTCAGTATGTTACAGAGGTCAAGCGTAACAGTCGAGCGCTTTTTTATAAAGAAGCCGTTTTTTATATTTTTTCATAAAAACCCATTATCTTGCCAGATAAAAAGTGGCTGGTGTGTTTACTTGACAGGGGGATAAAAAGTTGGCGCAGAAAAGACAATCAGGAAAAAAGGCAGCTTTTGGAAGGCACGGAAAGCAAAAAGGCAAAAAATATATGACGGAAACAGTGAAACCCCGGTCATCTTTTGCACGAACCAACCGGGTTGGCGGCATTGTTTCTGAGGAAGACCTTATCGGTTTTATTTACAGTCGTGACGGGTTGACGACCTTCAAGGAGGTCATGGCCGGTTTTGATATTCCCAGAGGTCACAGAAAGGAAGTGCAAAATCTGCTGACGGCGCTGTGCAGCCAGAAGGTCCTTTTCCAGGATGACGATGGGTTTTATTCAATTCGGCGCAAGGAAGACTTTGTTGAAGGGATGCTGAGCGTTAATCCGCGCGGCTTTGCTTTTGCCACGGTTTCAGAGCCACCCCCCGGGGTAGTCATTGAGCAGGATGTCTTTATTCCTGAAAGAGAGTTAAGCTCCGCAACCCATGGGGATAAGGTTCTTCTGAGGATTGTCGCCAGTCGCCGGGGCCGCATGGAAGGCGTTATCATCAAGGTGCTTGAACGGGGAACAACCGTTCTTGTGGGAGATTATATGTCGGGTCGCAGCACCGGCCTGGTGTATCCTGAAGATGACCGGTTTCCGTTTCAGGTTCTGGTTCGCAAAGAAAATTCCATGGGCGCGAAAAACGGTGAATCGGTTGTTGTCGAAATTGAACATTATACGCCGGGCAAGCGTAACCCCGACGGGAAAATTATTGAGATATTAGGTGATCCTGATGATATAGCCGTGCAAAACGAGATCGTCATCCGCAAGTTCCAGCTGCCCTTTAAATTCAGCCCCAAAGCCATGGATTATGTGGCCGCCCTTGATGAAAACATTGTCATGGAAAAGGGCCGGCTTGATCTTCGGGACATCCAGCATGTAACCATCGACGGCGAAACCGCGCGTGATTTTGACGATGCCGTGGCGGTTATCAAGACCAGGTCCGGATTCAGGCTCTATGTTTCCATTGCCGACGTCAGTCATTATGTAAAGCCGGGAACAGCCCTGGACCTGGAAGCCTATCTGCGCGGCACAAGCGTCTATTTCCCAACCAGGGTTGTGCCGATGCTGCCGGAAAAACTATCAAACAACCTGTGCAGTCTTGTTCCTGAACAGGACAGGTATTCTTTTACCGCCATATTGGACTTCGACGGTAATGGCACTCGAAAGGAGATGCAGTTCTCCAAAAGTATCATTCGCAGTCGTTACCGTCTCACCTATACCATTGTCAAAAAAATTCTTGTGGATAAGGACGATGAAAGCCGCCGGCAATATCATGATATTCTTGAAAACCTCGAATATATGGGGGCGCTTGCCCTTCTTCTTGAGCAAAAAAGAATGGATCGGGGCAGCATCGGCTTTGAGATACCGGAAGCGGAAGTTGCAATCGATGAAAACGGCGAAATATCCGGCATTAACCGGCTGGAAAGAAACCGGGCCCACAAGCTGATTGAAGAATTCATGCTGGCGGCCAATGAGGCGGTTGCTGAAAAACTGTCAACCGGCTTTGATAAGAAAAATGCGGCTCTGTACCGGATTCATGAAAAGCCTGATCCGATTAAGGTCGCGGTATTTTCCGGGTTCGGGCGAACCATGGGCCTGAAGCTTCCCGGGGACAGCGGCTCTCCCGTCTGGTTCGGTAAGGTTCTTGATCTGACCCGCGGCACCCCTCAGGAATATATAGTCAACAATCTCCTGCTGCGCACCATGAAACAGGCCAAATATTCTCCTGACAATGTGGGTCATTTTGGCCTGGCCGCTGATTTTTATACCCATTTTACCTCACCGATCAGGCGCTATCCTGATTTGATGGTTCACCGGAAACTTTCCGAGCTTCTAGGTTCCGGCGCTGATGAGACCCCGGTGTCGGCAGACGAGGCAGGTCTTTTTCTTTCAAAGCGCGAGCGTGTTGCCGTGGACGCAGAACGGGAAATGGTTGATCGCTTGAAGGTCCGATTCATGGCCGGACGTGAGGGCGAGGTTTTTGACGGTATCATCTCCGGGGTCACAACCTTTGGTTTGTTCATCGAGTTGCTTGATACTTTTATCGGCGGCGCCATTGAACTGACCGCCCTCAAGGACGATTATTATCAATATGAGGAAGAGAGCCATCGTCTCCTGGGACGACGGACAGGAAAGATTTTTCGATTGGGTGATTTGCTCCGCGTCAAACTCGAGAGTGTGGATAAAAGAAAACGTCATATTAATTTTGTCATTGCCGAAGAAAAAGAACATGGTTGAAATTGCTATAAGTCCGGCCAGACTGATTGCAAACGTCGCCATAGTACTGGTTGAACCGAAATATCCTGAAAATATCGGTGCTTCAGCCAGAAGTGCAATGAATATGGGGATAAGCCGGTTGATTGTCGTTGCCGCGGAAAAGCCGGACAAGGAAAGAATGCTCAAAATGGCGACTCACAATGCCGCGCACCTGATTGAAGAGATGGAACTGTTTGCAGACCTGGAAAGCGCCCTTTCGCCGTTTTCCTTTGTCATCGGCACTACAGCGCGTCTGGGTCGAAAAAGAAGAGCCATTCAAACCCCGAGACATGTTGCGGCAGCGGCGGTGCCAATTCTGCAAAACAACCTGGTTGCGCTGCTTTTCGGGCCGGAAGACAGGGGGCTTACCAACGATGACTTGAAGTATTGCCACACGACGAGTACCATTCCCACGGAAAATTTCTCGTCGTTGAATCTGGCCCAGGCAGTAGCCATACATTGCTATGAAATGTACATGGCAACCCTTCAGGCATCCAGAGATGAGAACACCCGTTTTCAGCCCAAACTTGCCGATTCATTCGAAATCGAAGAGATGTACAAGCATCTTGAGAATGTATTGACAACTATAGGTTTTTTAAAAAAAACCGATTATGAATACTGGATGGGAAACATCAGGCATTTCCTGGGAAGAATCCATCTCCGGGCGAGGGATGTAAGGATTTTACGCGGTCTCTGCCGGCAATTTCTCTGGTATGATAAGAAAATATCAACAGGGGGATTTGGCGATAAATGAGGTCTTTTGTTCAAAACCCTCACGGAGCGGCTGCCGGCTAAAAAAATATCTGCAAGACACACAGTAAACCAAATAGTTAAAGGGTTTGTTTTTATGGCACGCATATTGGTGGTAGATGACGAAGTTCCGTTTCGAAAAGCGCTTTGCAAGATGTTGTTAAATGCCGGTTTTGACGTCGATGAAGCAGCAGACGGATCTGAGGCGATTAAAATCTACCGGCAGCACCCCGCAGATTTGGTTATTATGGATATCGTAATGCCTGAAAAGGAAGGCATTGAGACGATAATTGAGTTGAGGCGCGATTATCCGGATATAAAAATAATTGCTATTTCCGGAGGTGGAGAATACGGCCACCCGGAAGGGTATCTTGCTGT contains these protein-coding regions:
- the rnr gene encoding ribonuclease R, coding for MTETVKPRSSFARTNRVGGIVSEEDLIGFIYSRDGLTTFKEVMAGFDIPRGHRKEVQNLLTALCSQKVLFQDDDGFYSIRRKEDFVEGMLSVNPRGFAFATVSEPPPGVVIEQDVFIPERELSSATHGDKVLLRIVASRRGRMEGVIIKVLERGTTVLVGDYMSGRSTGLVYPEDDRFPFQVLVRKENSMGAKNGESVVVEIEHYTPGKRNPDGKIIEILGDPDDIAVQNEIVIRKFQLPFKFSPKAMDYVAALDENIVMEKGRLDLRDIQHVTIDGETARDFDDAVAVIKTRSGFRLYVSIADVSHYVKPGTALDLEAYLRGTSVYFPTRVVPMLPEKLSNNLCSLVPEQDRYSFTAILDFDGNGTRKEMQFSKSIIRSRYRLTYTIVKKILVDKDDESRRQYHDILENLEYMGALALLLEQKRMDRGSIGFEIPEAEVAIDENGEISGINRLERNRAHKLIEEFMLAANEAVAEKLSTGFDKKNAALYRIHEKPDPIKVAVFSGFGRTMGLKLPGDSGSPVWFGKVLDLTRGTPQEYIVNNLLLRTMKQAKYSPDNVGHFGLAADFYTHFTSPIRRYPDLMVHRKLSELLGSGADETPVSADEAGLFLSKRERVAVDAEREMVDRLKVRFMAGREGEVFDGIISGVTTFGLFIELLDTFIGGAIELTALKDDYYQYEEESHRLLGRRTGKIFRLGDLLRVKLESVDKRKRHINFVIAEEKEHG
- a CDS encoding RNA methyltransferase, which codes for MVEIAISPARLIANVAIVLVEPKYPENIGASARSAMNMGISRLIVVAAEKPDKERMLKMATHNAAHLIEEMELFADLESALSPFSFVIGTTARLGRKRRAIQTPRHVAAAAVPILQNNLVALLFGPEDRGLTNDDLKYCHTTSTIPTENFSSLNLAQAVAIHCYEMYMATLQASRDENTRFQPKLADSFEIEEMYKHLENVLTTIGFLKKTDYEYWMGNIRHFLGRIHLRARDVRILRGLCRQFLWYDKKISTGGFGDK
- a CDS encoding response regulator, translating into MARILVVDDEVPFRKALCKMLLNAGFDVDEAADGSEAIKIYRQHPADLVIMDIVMPEKEGIETIIELRRDYPDIKIIAISGGGEYGHPEGYLAVAKKLGVLKTFAKPFEYKAFIDAVKAALNPC